The Scylla paramamosain isolate STU-SP2022 chromosome 39, ASM3559412v1, whole genome shotgun sequence genome includes a window with the following:
- the LOC135092051 gene encoding hydroxyacylglutathione hydrolase, mitochondrial-like isoform X2 produces MKIQVLPALSDNYMYLLMDEKSKEAAIVDPVEPKTVLEAVKAAGVSLTTVLTTHHHWDHAGGNKELVSTYDKPLKVVGGDERVEGLTQLVGHGDTLNIGSLKVECLFTPCHTKGHICYNVTSDDPEHNPAVFTGDTLFIGGCGKFFEGDGTQMYRALIEVLGALPDHTFVYCGHEYAIQNLKFGLHVEPNNTAIQEKIAWVKKRREENLPSVPSSIGEEKQINPFMRVGEASVQEHVKTSDPVETMTAVRAEKDNWRPPK; encoded by the exons ATGAAGATACAGGTCCTGCCTGCACTCTCTGACAACTACATGTACTTG TTGATGGATGAGAAAAGCAAAGAGGCAGCAATAGTTGACCCAGTGGAGCCCAAGACTGTGCTGGAGGCTGTGAAGGCTGCAGGAGTGTCCCTCACCACAGTGCTTACTACACACCACCACTG gGACCATGCTGGCGGCAACAAGGAGCTGGTCAGCACATACGACAAGCCCCTGAAGGTGGTGGGAGGGGACGAACGTGTGGAAGGCTTGACTCAGTTAGTGGGTCACGGAGACACTCTGAACATTGGCTCTCTCAAAGTGGAGTGTCTCTTCACCCCATGCCACACCAAGGGTCACATCTGCTACAACGTGACCTCCGATGACCCAGAACACAACCCTGCGGTGTTTACTG GTGACACTCTGTTCATCGGTGGCTGTGGCAAGTTTTTTGAGGGCGATGGGACGCAGATGTACCGAGCCCTCATTGAAGTGTTGGGAGCTTTGCCAGACCATACC TTTGTGTACTGTGGGCATGAGTATGCCATCCAGAACCTCAAGTTTGGTCTGCACGTTGAGCCAAACAACACGGCCATTCAGGAGAAGATTGCCTGGGTGAAGAAAAGGCGTGAGGAAAACTTACCTTCTGTTCCCTCCAGCATTG GGGAGGAGAAGCAGATCAACCCGTTCATGCGTGTGGGGGAGGCCAGTGTGCAGGAGCATGTCAAGACCTCAGACCCGGTGGAGACCATGACTGCTGTAAGGGCTGAGAAGGACAACTGGAGGCCTCCCAAATAG
- the LOC135092052 gene encoding peroxiredoxin 2-like, giving the protein MSNQVPALTKPAPAFSGTAVVGGQFKDISLEDYKGKYLVLFFYPLDFTFVCPTEIIAFSERAEEFHKIGCEVVACSTDSHFSHLAWVNTPRKEGGLGQMNIPLLADKSMEISKAYGVLKDDAGLSFRGLFIIDDKQNLRQITINDLPVGRDVDETLRLVQAFQFVDKHGEVCPAGWKPGSKSMKADPVGSKEYFKAVN; this is encoded by the exons ATGAGCAACCAGGTGCCAGCCCTCACCAAGCCTGCCCCAGCCTTCAGTGGCACGGCAGTAGTGGGCGGGCAGTTCAAGGACATCTCCCTTGAGGACTACAAGGGGAAGTACCtggtcctcttcttctaccCTCTTGACTTCACCTTCGTCTGCCCCACCGAGATCATCGCCTTCTCTGAGCGTGCTGAGGAGTTCCATAAGATTGGCTGTGAGGTCGTTGCCTGCTCCACCGACTCCCACTTCTCTCATCTGGCCTG GGTAAACACACCGCGCAAGGAAGGTGGCTTGGGACAAATGAACATTCCTCTCCTGGCAGATAAGTCCATGGAGATCTCTAAGGCCTATGGTGTGCTGAAGGACGATGCTGGCTTGTCCTTCCGAGGGCTCTTCATCATTGACGACAAACAGAATCTACGACAG ATCACCATCAATGATTTGCCAGTTGGCCGCGATGTTGATGAGACTCTGCGTCTTGTCCAAGCCTTCCAGTTTGTTGACAAGCACGGAGaag TGTGCCCAGCTGGGTGGAAGCCTGGCAGCAAGTCGATGAAAGCAGACCCTGTCGGCAGCAAGGAATATTTCAAGGCTGTGAACTGA
- the LOC135092051 gene encoding hydroxyacylglutathione hydrolase, mitochondrial-like isoform X1, whose translation MFRLVSSLLPERAVQSLSAAYFRANAWYNVGSDKFHSTQTTIQHSTMKIQVLPALSDNYMYLLMDEKSKEAAIVDPVEPKTVLEAVKAAGVSLTTVLTTHHHWDHAGGNKELVSTYDKPLKVVGGDERVEGLTQLVGHGDTLNIGSLKVECLFTPCHTKGHICYNVTSDDPEHNPAVFTGDTLFIGGCGKFFEGDGTQMYRALIEVLGALPDHTFVYCGHEYAIQNLKFGLHVEPNNTAIQEKIAWVKKRREENLPSVPSSIGEEKQINPFMRVGEASVQEHVKTSDPVETMTAVRAEKDNWRPPK comes from the exons ATGTTTCGATTAGTGTCCTCTCTTCTACCAGAACGGGCAGTGCAGAGCCTCTCAGCTGCCTACTTCAGAG CCAACGCATGGTACAACGTGGGGTCTGACAAGTTTCACAGCACCCAGACTACTATCCAACACAGCACCATGAAGATACAGGTCCTGCCTGCACTCTCTGACAACTACATGTACTTG TTGATGGATGAGAAAAGCAAAGAGGCAGCAATAGTTGACCCAGTGGAGCCCAAGACTGTGCTGGAGGCTGTGAAGGCTGCAGGAGTGTCCCTCACCACAGTGCTTACTACACACCACCACTG gGACCATGCTGGCGGCAACAAGGAGCTGGTCAGCACATACGACAAGCCCCTGAAGGTGGTGGGAGGGGACGAACGTGTGGAAGGCTTGACTCAGTTAGTGGGTCACGGAGACACTCTGAACATTGGCTCTCTCAAAGTGGAGTGTCTCTTCACCCCATGCCACACCAAGGGTCACATCTGCTACAACGTGACCTCCGATGACCCAGAACACAACCCTGCGGTGTTTACTG GTGACACTCTGTTCATCGGTGGCTGTGGCAAGTTTTTTGAGGGCGATGGGACGCAGATGTACCGAGCCCTCATTGAAGTGTTGGGAGCTTTGCCAGACCATACC TTTGTGTACTGTGGGCATGAGTATGCCATCCAGAACCTCAAGTTTGGTCTGCACGTTGAGCCAAACAACACGGCCATTCAGGAGAAGATTGCCTGGGTGAAGAAAAGGCGTGAGGAAAACTTACCTTCTGTTCCCTCCAGCATTG GGGAGGAGAAGCAGATCAACCCGTTCATGCGTGTGGGGGAGGCCAGTGTGCAGGAGCATGTCAAGACCTCAGACCCGGTGGAGACCATGACTGCTGTAAGGGCTGAGAAGGACAACTGGAGGCCTCCCAAATAG
- the LOC135091965 gene encoding uncharacterized protein LOC135091965 yields MPEGRAAPHPSKRLLRSQSLPAYSGVRGPQCAAPPQEAPFHGQGDSGPPESSDEAPRRRRDTRATIMQHYYPEGGWGWVVVAVAAAVHLLAHGLHTAYGALLGLTLANFSTQQPVLVGECLLGLPAVSGWGGAGHGGLWPHHLLSVRRHFSAPGRLFLVAGRGTEGSRGVL; encoded by the coding sequence ATGCCCGAGGGCCGCGCCGCGCCGCACCCCAGCAAGCGGCTGCTGCGCTCCCAGTCCCTGCCGGCCTACAGCGGCGTGCGGGGCCCCCAGTGCGCCGCGCCGCCCCAGGAGGCACCCTTCCATGGTCAGGGGGACAGCGGGCCCCCTGAGAGCAGTGACGAGGCCCCGCGGCGGCGGCGAGACACGCGCGCCACCATCATGCAACACTACTACCCCGAGGGCGGCTggggctgggtggtggtggctgtggccGCCGCCGTGCACCTGCTGGCCCACGGCCTGCACACGGCTTACGGCGCCCTGCTGGGCCTCACCCTCGCTAACTTCTCCACGCAGCAGCCCGTCCTCGTAGGTGAGTGCCTCCTTGGGCTCCCGGCAGTgtcggggtggggcggggcggggcacggAGGTCTGTGGCCTCATCACCTGCTGTCTGTCCGCCGTCACTTCTCAGCCCCTGGGCGACTTTTCCttgtggcggggcggggcacaGAGGGCAGCAGGGGCGTGCTGTGA